The sequence below is a genomic window from Silene latifolia isolate original U9 population chromosome 7, ASM4854445v1, whole genome shotgun sequence.
TTTGGCAGTTTGACTACAAATGCAATTATCACTTAGTTGGCATTACATCTTAAACTATACTATTAAAATGAACATTACTTGTATATGAAGCAATTAATCACATTTTGCAGCCCTGTTCGTAGTAACACAAAACCGACAACTAATTGTTATACTTATTTTGTACGGGATTTTGATATACTACCTAATACTCTAATAGGTAGACATGCACCATTCATCTATGTTCAAAGGAGTAAAGACCTATTCATAACAATGAACTTGTAAGCTTTAATTTACTCACCGCCTTTAATTTGAACGAATTAATGTATTAATGACCGAATAATAATGAGGTAGTTACGATTACTTACCGTAACTGGTTATCCCATTCCTAATAGCCTAATACTGCACAAAACTGTTCTGACCAAAGTGAATCAGATGACCTCTCGATGCAACCAAATGTTCCTAATATGGTATCCTGCCTTGTAGGAGTGCATCCAATAAGTTAAATCAAATATTAAGAATCACCATTATAACCCTTCTAATATCGATTATGTCATGTGCTTTCTTTTATCTTTTTCCAAATTAGGAAAATGTTATCATTGACATGctatcaaaagatcaagatctaGCTGCTATCCAGCAGCACTTTGGGGgggttttttagggtttgtatgaggGTTTTTCTTGGTGGTAAAGGCATGAGAATATAGTAGGGATACTAGGGTATGTTAGGGCATTGATGGGCACGGGTTTTCTAatagtttggagcgggtttgggggtTGGAAAGTCGGGTTTGGTACTGTCCAAAACAGAGTAGCGCGGGTATTGTTTGGTCTGTTTTGGTCATGGTTTAGAGTTAGGTTAAGGATAGGACTTGGGTGGGTTTATGgaggttcgaacatgggttggaggagaggaagttgggtcgaaagtgcgacgaaaatcgagcccaaatcaagcataaaacgagctcacaaatcgtgtgattaaaacgagttttcaacttccgaaatcgatttttcaaatcaaatacgatattaaaataaatgatttttcaaatcaaatacactcataaaatgattttcgagaaaataaattcaaaataaaagaattaaaacttttaatttaagcatcaattaaattaaaaaagaattaaaacgtttaaattaaatatcattaataaaacgcttcatcgacgacgcccattctacatcgtaaaacgaacccaaataatgacaatgccaACTATCTAGTGaatacatgtcgtcctatcatcatcgggtgtttgtcgggttttctataaatttcaatatcgatggatacgggtacctacagagcccccactttgtctgaggcttggacagggcgaaagtcaaagtataccccaggtccctctcgacctgaggattccgtgggtcgtttatagtccattagacttgcgtatataagctcgccagccataagaagagatcatacctgaagctTCGCTGGGGATTAATCATCGGTGGTCATCGACCCATTGAAAAAGTGgtgagttgagccttatccttatgcgcctacgtatccgttgtgACAGAATCAAACCCATATCGTAGTTCGACAGTGCTGGCATGCATTCTGCTAATCTATGCCCAGAATGGAATGGGGTTTTCCAAATGAGGTTACCATTCCTTCAAAACTTTGCTTTCAGCTGTGGAGTTCCTCCACTTTGTATTGAATTGGATCGATTtgaatttgatttgatttggatTGTGGATGTCATCCGTTGATTTTGATAATGCTCTCTGAAGCCAAcgacttcagagcccccagttgcaATGGGTTTAAAGGCGAAGCCTTTAGAGTGTTGAAGCATTTCCTGTTATATTCGAAACTGGAAATCAAATACAACAATAATCATATTATCGTATAAGCACACATTTAGATCATCGATCTTTGAAAGTTGAAACATTTTGATAAATTGAGTTATCGACCCGAAGCTTGGATTTGAAACAACCATTGTTGAAATGGGCCTTAGGCCTggattttgaaaaatattttcatGCTGCATTGTATTgctatttggatcatcgatccttgaaaaaggatttgaaAATGGGCCATCGACCTGGATAAGcattttgaaattggatttgaaaatgGGTCATCGACCCGGATAAACAATTTGAAAATGGACTTGAAAATGGGCCATCTACCCGGATAAGCATTTTGGAAATGGAAATGATCATCGATCTTTGAAAAAGGTTTTTGAAATCCCGATTTTCTAAGGGGAACGGATAGGGTAGGATCGATTTGCATTTTGAAATGCGACAAAAGGGTGAGACTCGTGACTGACgagggcgtagcccgctaccttcgaacaaaaatgaaaataaaaagcCGTAAGTGTGTACGGTTTTTAACTCAAACATTTTGACTTGATAAGGGTAGAAATATAAATTAGCCATTCCGACTTTCGAAATGTGACAACAAAAATCCGCGCAAAGGATGCAGAAGGACAAAAATCCGGTTGAAGGGTGCCGCGGCCTCCCCTTTGACCGAAAGCATGGTGGCCAATCCTTGTTTAGGCAGGTTTTCCTATTTCCCTTAGGTTTCCTGAATTCTCTCAGTTTCCATATTTCTTCAGGTTTCCTTATTCTCCAGGTTTCCTTATTCTTCATGTTTCCTTATTTCTTAAGGTTTCCTTATTTTAGTCCCTTTGTTTTTCTAggtttaatttccttattttagtCCCCTTATTTTCTATATAAAGAGACTAAGGCATGAGGAGAAATCACAAATCTAATTCTTTCTTTCTCACATCCTTCTTCAAAACTCTTCTAGTTATGAACCCTTTAATTGGAATGATGAAAGGTTGTGCCCAAGAATTCAAAAGGCGAGAAACTCAAGCATTTCTTGACTCGGGTATTCAACAAATACCTGTCCTCCCCGAGAAGTATCATGTGAGGCGTTGTATCAGTTGGCCTCTGAGGTGCAAATTGAATAGGTCGTCTGATTATTGGCATGAAGTGCTGACTACTGGTGTAAGGTCCCATGTTCGGTGGGTCTTACCCGGGCTGGCTATAGACTCTTTCACAGGCCTTTCTGATGTTGATAAGACAAGTCATATTCCTCTATTGGGTTTGGATCACCCTATCTATATTTATCCGGACCGTGTTTTTCGACAATTTGGCCGGCCACAAATGATTCCCTTGATGGAAACCGCCCCAGGACTGCCCTACAACCCCACTCACTCTCGTTGCAAGGCGTGGCTCTATGCCTGGCACTGCAGGACCTTATGGTGCCTGCCCAAGCTAATTTCTTCGACATGGGTGTCTCCTTCATACTTAAGATGGGTCAAATAAACTTCTCCCGAAATCAGAAAGAAACTTCAGAAGGATGATGTTGTACACTGGAACTACTATGAGGAAAGCCTCAAAAATCGAACGTTCTTTTAAATGAATTTAATTGTGACCGAGTCTGAACCTAAGACTAACAAAAACCTTAAATATGATGCTAAGGTCTCGAGTGTTTGGAAAAGATTGGGGGTAAAGGCCGATGATGGGCCGACATTGGCTGAGAGGTTGGGTCCCCGACCAAGTGCAAAAGACAGACTGGGCCCGCGTGAAGAAAGTGCAGTTCCTCCGAAGAAACGGGCTAGAGTGAAGATGGGTGAGACTTAGACTCGTGATGGTTTACATGACTCGGCTATATGAGGGATAGGTAGCTATTATATTATGTTTTATTACTATTAGATGGTTTAGACACTATGGGCTTCGCCCGGAATTATtgaaataaataaaggaaatattatttattagaaaTTCCCAATTTTGCATTTAGAATTATATTGCTTCgattgtactcttttaaagagttgCCTATGTATCTGCttttcaacagaatcaaaccgggTTCGTAGTTCATAATTCATAATACAGAGAGAACGAATGTCAGACTTTGAAACTAGATTCAAATACAAATGCAATCCGAATTTTATTTCATAACATCTGAGAATGAGGTCTTTAGGGATAGTATTTTTTCAACTGGTCCAGATTTGTAGGATTCGAaaagtcgtttccatctagatcAGTCAGCCGAACCGCTCCTCCTGTCAGAATTATTTTCACCAAATACGGGCCTGTCCAATTTGGTTTAAATTTACCCTTCGGGTATACTGGCAGTAGTGCATGAACCAATTTCaacaccaaatctccttcttgaTTTTTCTAGGTTTCACCTTCTTATTAAAAGCCCTttctatccttttctgatagagttgaacttGATACAACACGTTCAAGCGTCGTTCATCCAGTAAAACCAAAGAGTCATATCTAGCTTGGACCCAATCTGCTTCAGGAACTTGGCTCTCAAGTAATATCCTTAGGGATGGTACCTCTAGTTCTATGGGCTGAACTGCCTCCATCCCATAAACCAAGTAGTACGGGGCTGCCTCCGTGGCTGTTCTGATTGAAGTTCTATATCCCACAAGGCAAAGGGTGTCTTCAAAGGCCAATCTTTATAGTTATCACACATTTTCCTCAAAATGGCTGTAAGTGTTTTATTGGCAATTTCTAGAGCCCCATTTGTCCGTGGCCTATATGGTGACGACTTATGgtgcttgattttatacttttcgaGTATAACCTccgtttcagcttggaaatgggTCCCGTTATCACTGATGAGTTCGTGGGGTGTCCCATATCGACAAATGATCTCATTTTGAATGAACTGTGCTACTTGCTTTGCTTTTAGCACTTTATAAGACTtggcttctacccacttcgtcAAGTAGTCGAATGCGACCAAAATGAAACAATGTCCTCCTGACCCAGAAGGGTTGacctttccgataatgtcgatCCCCCAGGTTGAAAAAGGCCAAggtgatgtcatggtatatagcataGAGGGTGGTACATGTTGTACATTTGCAAAtatctggcaattgtggcaatgtcgaACATAATGTCGGCAATCTgcttccattgtggtccagtaataacCAAGTCTCATGATCTTATGAGTCAACATGTGATCATTCATGTGGGGTCCACATTCCCCATCATAAACCTCCTCCATGACTTTGTCGGTTGTCTTTTGATCAATGCATCGCAATAAGACACCTTGCGCGGTCTTTTTGTATAGTTTGCCTCCATTAGCCTCGACGAACTGGGTCGAGAGCATCCATAATGCTCCCTTTCCCCGAGCATCGAGGTTGTCAGGGTATTATCCTATGTCTTGGAATTTCAAGATTGATGTGTACCAAGGTTCGATCTCATCTTCATCAGTGCCATTAATCTCATTTATGTATGATGGTGCCGATCGTCGTTCGACACAGAGTGGCATGCTGTCTATATGATCTGGGATGTTAACCAAGGCTGTCAACTTAGATAGAGTGTCGACGAATTGATTCTCTTTTCTGGGTAAATGGACATAGTGTATTTCCTCGAAATACTTTTCCAATTCCTCTATCTTAGCCTGGTAAGGTGCCAGACTATTACTTTTGATTTTCCACGACCCtgttacttggttaatgactaaaGATGAGTCACCATGTACCAATAACTTCTTTATATTTAGACTGATAGCACTGCGCAAACCCAGTAGGCATGCTTCGTACTCAGCAGCATTGTTGGTGGCGAGGAAATCTAACTTGATGGATACAGGTACATGTTCTCCTTTAGATGAAATGAGGAGGATTCTGACCCCATATCCCATACTactcgatgctccatcgaaataaagaTCCCATACTTCGTCTTCGATATGAACCACGTTTTCATCTGGGAAAGACCATATGTCCGTAACACTGTCTTCCTCTATTGGGTTGTCAGCGAGGAAGCCGGCGACAACCCTTTCTTTCACTGCTTTCAAGGGCACGTACTTAAGATCGAATTCAGCTAACATGAGAGTCCATCTCGACATTCTGCCATTTAGTACTGGTTTTTCAAACAGGTATTTGATTGGATCCATTCTGGAGTATATACTGACACTATAACACAACATATAATGTctcagcttctttgttgcccagacTAGGGCTAGACATGTTTTTTCTAACGTGGTATACTTAGCATCATATTCTAAAAACTTTTTACTGATGTAGTATATTGCCCTTTCTTCATTTTTCACAGTTTGGGCCAACATTGCTCCCATTGCGGTATCTTTTACTGTTAGATACAAGGACAGTGGCAATCATGCTATGGGTGGACTAAGCACAGGTGGAGCAGACAGAACTTCTTTGATCCTATCAAATGCGGCTTGACATTCGTCATCCCACATCTCGTGTTCCCCGACTTTCAATTTCTTAAAGATCGGTTCACATATCATTGTCAACTTCGAGACAAAGcaacttatatattggattcgaCCCAGGAAACTTCGAATTTCTTTCTCAGTTATGGGTTGAGGCATTTCCATAATGGCCTTGATTTTCAAAGGATCAATCTCAATACCAGGGTGGCTGACGATGTGACCCAGGAGCTTCCCGGAAGTAACCCCGAAGGCGCATTTTTGAGggttcaacctcatgttatatttccttaatctttcaagGAATTTTCGTAAGGCCTTTGGATGACCGTCACGTTCCTTTGATttcacaatcatgtcatcgacatacacctcgacttccttatgcatcatatcgTGCAATAACGTTGTCGCGGTTCTTTGGTACGTTGCCCCGGCATTtatcaacccaaacggcattaccgtgtaacaataggttccccattgcgtgaTAAACGCGGTTTTttgcatatcttcctcggccatctTTATCTGATTGTATCCGGGatacccatccatgaaagatAGTAGGGCATGATTCGTGGTATTATCAACCAAGATATCGATGTAAGGTAAtggaaagtcatctttcggactggCTTTGTTCAAATCCCGGAAGTCCACACACATACGGACTTTCCCATCCTTCTTAGGTACTGGTACTACGTTGGCTACCCAATCTGAATACTCGGATACTTTAATAAACCCggccttgaattgtttatcgatttcttctttgactttcaaagaccactcAGTACGCATTCTATGTAATTTTTGTTTGATTGGTTTGAACCCTGGCTTGATTGGGATTTTGTGTTATGCAATTTCCctatcgattcctggcatgtctctATAATACCATGCAAAGACATATTTGAACTCATTCAGCAAATCTATGAACCCTTGTTTTTTTGTAGGATCTAGAGTGGTACCTATTTTGAGTTCTATGGGTTCTAAggtggttcctacattgatggtttATGTATCTTTGATAACAGAGTTTCTTTTGTCGTATTCCTCCAACCCCTTAACCAATTGCGGAAGCAGTACTatctcctcttcctcttcttcaacCTGTCCCCTCCCGGCCTCATTCTCAaagtcattattaaaacaaacaTTTTTAGAAATGGCATTGTGATGTAAaggagacgagtcgtaagcaaactggttcatcttattattaatttgaaactgcacgaaatgcgctaacatttatGCCAACTGATCAGAGGTCAGTGGAGGAATGGGGGTGGTATTCGGGATAGGCCCCGGAATACCAGACCTAGGGGGAGGTACGTCAAAAGGAAAGACTGGGGAAGGGGTGTTTTCAACACTCGATTCTTTAGACTCAACCCTAAGACTCATATCAGACTCAGAATCATCATCTGGATTAAGCATCTCTCCTTCTCCTGTGATCAGCTTGAAGAGCAAACCTCTGTTGTTAGTCCATTTGATAGTTTTCCTCCATCCAGATATAGTCCCTTTAGGAGCTACATCAGTGATGAGAGTAGAGGGATCGAACCTATCGCTTCGCAGGATCATACTAACCAACTCTTCGTTTGGTTTTTCCATTTCTCTCTCTTCCCCAAAAAGAAGACCTAAGGCATTCCCGTCTTCGACTGGGGTAGGTTCGGCCTTTCTGGGTGTCACCGATAGCACATCCTCCGGAATGTAGTgacaatcttggaatacttcaaTTCCAGGGACCAACTTCTTACTCTTTTCGTCAAAAAGAGGTTCGGGAAAGTCGAGACAATGTTCTGCTTCTCCGGCTTTCACGAAGTATCCATTCAGTGTTAGTGGATAAGGTTTTCGGTCTGTAACCGTCCTTCTTTTATTCTCGAGATCTTgttcagtgggctcatatcccaACCCGAACGTCGTTCCTTTAAGGACCACGCCCTTTAGTACCAAGGTATCCTCCTTCAGAGGGTATATAGAGAAACCAaagtacttcccagtcttgagaatGGTTTCACAGACGTGACTTCCAGTATACAAGTCCATGTTTTCTAATTCAGGACAAGAGTCGATCACGTTTATAACCTCGAACCCGTAAGCATCATTTGAGGTATCGAGTGTTACTTCTGAGGCCAGATCCCCCTCAATTACTACGATAGGGGTAGCATTGATGGTGACAGTTTCTCCTTTGagagggattttgatttttctaTGCAAAGTGGAGGATACAGCTTTCACTCcatggatccagggccttcccagtaataagttgaaggatgaggccACATCAATGACCTGACAACTAATCTTCTTTCAATAAGCCTAGTTTGAACTACTAGGTCGACAATCCCGGCTACCCTGCGAATCGTCCCATCAAAGGCTCGAACCGTTTGAGTGGTTTGAGTGAGGTCCTTTTTTTGTCAAGGCCCAAAATGTGTGTTGTCCTTAGTGGTAGAACATTAACAGCTAATCCGTCATCGACAAGGGTCATAGGGACATGCATTTGAAGACATGTCACAGCAATGTACATGGCTAGGCCGTGTTTGGGTCCTATAGAGGGTAGATCCTCATCAGAAAAGGTTACTGCATTGACAAGTCGTGGTGGATTTTAGACAACATGGGCCACCACGTCATTTGGATCAATATCTGGCGACACGTTCATGCTCATTAGTGCTTGTAATAGGGCTTGTCGATATTCGAATGAACTCAAAATGAGCTCCCAGATAGAAACATCGGCCTTAGTCATTTGTAGCTGCTTAATGAGAGGGACCTCTTGGGTTATCCCCTCACTAAGGGCCTCGACTACAGTAGGTTCCTTAGCTTGTGCAGTTGGAGCATTGGTGGCCTTTTCCACTCAAAATGGGCGGTCAGCTCGTGTCAAGTGATTGGATCCAAGAGCCTCTTTCCTTAGCTTTTGGACTTCGTCCCGAGTATAGGGGATTGTTGCGCCCTTCTCAAGGTacacatcatcctcatcatcatcccagatgccattgattttgTTGGCACTTATGAGAATGTAAGGGGTACAGTCGATGGCAAAATCCTTAAATCGAACTTCGTTCTCTATGCTTGGGAGATATTTAGAGCAATCAATGAAGTGTTTCCCCACAAGGAAACCATTTAGGCGACATATAGGACGGATTAGGTGGGACACACCGATGCTGTCTTCGACGAACACCGCATTTTAATGATccccaaatggattggtgatattATTGGCTTCACAGTGGGTATTGGGATTGTTtcattctcaatcatatcttggatttcATGCTTGAGGCGGaaacatttttctgtatcgtgccCCTTCCCTTGGTGGTAGGCACAGTATGCCTCCAGCCTGTACCACTTGGGTCGTTGTTCCAAGGGTGGTTCAGGAGTTGGGCCGATTGGGTTTAGCTTCCCTTGGGCCTTGAGTCTTTCAAGGGCATACGTATAAGTACACCCAATGTTAGTAAACACTGTTGGAGTAGAGCGTTGTAGTTTCTTGGAAGTTCCTCCCAGGAAATTAATAGCTTGAACATGATTAGTACTAGTAGTTGCTTTCGATTTAGAGGAGGAAGACCCAGGGTATCCTTTAGGTTTAGAAAACTCCGCCGTACGGAGGTCATCTTCGGTTTTCCTCCCAATTCGAGTCAAGTCTTTGAATGTgctaaagttttgatattttagcTCATTACGGTAAGCTGGTTTCAGATTTTTTACAAACTCATCCGACCATATTGACCTCTTCGGGTTTCTTGGtcaatttcacgctttcagcgcgccaacAAGCCAGAAAATTAGTAAAGCATTCTTTTTCTCTCTGGGTCATAACCTCGAGAGTCCTCATTCTTGTCTGGATTTCGGCATTGTCAGCATAATGCCTACAGAACTCAGTAGTTAGATCTTATAATGTGGGATAATGATTTAGATCTTGGTTGTAAAACCATGCCCTTGGATGTTCCTCCAAAGATTGGGCAAAGATAGCAGTTAGCATGCTCGCAGGCACACTCTTCAGAGGAAGATGCTCCTTATAGGACCAAATGTGCTGTAGAGGATTTTCAGGTCCCTTTAATTTAGGGATATCTGTGAGCATAAAGTTCTTAGGGAGCTCATCCTAGACTGGGGCATAAGCCCTCGCATTCTCGTAGTGAATTCTCTCCCCTTGAGAGAGCTTCAGTTGGTCTTCCACGAGCTTGAATCGCCTTTCAAGCTCAGACATTTCCAAGGTGGTGGTTACAGGGGCCTCCCCACCTACCTTAGTCTCAACTGCAGCCAAGCGAGCTGTAAGCAGCTCCAAAGTGTCGTTCATCTTAGCCAATAGTGCTTCCGTTGACATTTTCCTGGTCTGGGGCGGCTTTTCTACAAAGAAACCCCGAACTAATCAAAAATTTGAATCAAACCCCTGCACAAAAAGGACTCGACTCACAGACTCGACCTTTGACTCAGACCTGACTCAAAAACAGACTTAGACCTAGGAAATGAGCTAAGTGACTCACTTGTGCAAGGTCAAGGTGTAAGAGAGGGGTTCTAGACCTAACTAGGACTAAAACCTGACTCAACTGACTTAGACTTGGACTTAGACTGGACTAGACATAGACTTGATACAGACTTAGCATAGAATTGACAtagacttggtgtgactaaaccgtGATCGAAACTAGGCATGGCTTATTGGTTTGGAAAGGAGGACGTCCCATAGTGTCTTAGATGGGGTGTTTTTGTGCCTTAGACTTTGACCAAGTGGTCGACCTACTGGACTTGGACGTAAGAGGTGATTTAGGTGACCCACTAGGGTTGTGTTCTAGCCTAGACAAGCTTGGTTCACTTGAACCCTAGATAAAACCAAACATGGCTTAAACTAGAGCAACTAGACTGGACTTGACCCAACTGACTCAAACTCTATTCTAGGTTTGGGTTAGGTTTCGATTATGGTTTATTGCATTTTGAAATTGGAAAGGATTGAATCGAAATAAgcttttaaaatgggcagcatgccgttttataaaaggcttgatttggTCAAAATTCTAATCCTAATTCAGCAGCACTTCGACTTGGAAATGATTCTTTTTTCGAAAGAGGTAGCTTCAAAAGTTTAGGATTGAAAAGAGGCTTAAAGATTTGGACCTACTAGGTCTAGAAATTTCGAAAATAAGGGGTGGGCAAACCGTTTGTTTTGAAAACATTGATCCAAGGATGGGTTTTGAAAAAAGGACTTGGTTTTGAAAACAGACTTGGGAAGATAAGTAGCACTTAGTCATTCACATATTATGGATGCTATGCATGAGCCTAGACTCTTCTAAGTCCCGGTCGGTCTTCTAAAAGAAGGTCCGTGCCAGTGATCCCACGAGATTAAAGGAGTGGTCTCCCCCCATACGCACGTTGCTATATGGTAGGTATGACACTTGATAATCGCATGGAAGTACCTTTGATATTTAAATCAGACACAGTGGACGTTATCCCCTTATCTCGAGCTTAAAATAAAGCTCTCGAGGAGGATGGTCCGAATCCTAAAGTCTCAAGGGGTTTATGCatgattaacataaaaaaaaTGCATGTGATAGATATTCCTAATAGCCATTGTTTTACTTTTCAAGTTTCAcggtccccagcggagtcgccaaattgtggacaaggGAATTTACATCCACtttatgtttattatttcatattaaacacttttgattttgaaagagtcgccactaaaattttaaatggaatttagaaaccaaattGTA
It includes:
- the LOC141590010 gene encoding uncharacterized protein LOC141590010 translates to MGAMLAQTVKNEERAIYYISKKFLEYDAKYTTLEKTCLALVWATKKLRHYMLCYSVSIYSRMDPIKYLFEKPVLNGRMSRWTLMLAEFDLKYVPLKAVKERVVAGFLADNPIEEDSVTDIWSFPDENVVHIEDEVWDLYFDGASSSMGYGVRILLISSKGEHVPVSIKLDFLATNNAAEYEACLLGLRSAISLNIKKLLVHGDSSLVINQVTGSWKIKSNSLAPYQAKIEELEKYFEEIHYVHLPRKENQFVDTLSKLTALVNIPDHIDSMPLCVERRSAPSYINEINGTDEDEIEPWYTSILKFQDIG